A portion of the Sabethes cyaneus chromosome 3, idSabCyanKW18_F2, whole genome shotgun sequence genome contains these proteins:
- the LOC128743731 gene encoding protein dimmed has protein sequence MSSAYLQYNPSMMYGGGLESSYNHYGMTASAQCYGYATDGTSSEGYHSPGPEPSPESYYPAPEECSTVGYNYSYNASSSSVNGFADPYYNYTGSSFKTASPTIPKLIPDSYTQSNSTGSRFSPDFKPDKVPCFDRLYSPYPILSRNGRGLTSTIQSSSPTPSILSTSSSSGSTCPVSIGSTGGCLQPEIVKKRRLAANARERRRMNSLNDAFDRLRDVVPSLGNDRKLSKFETLQMAQTYIAALNELLSRN, from the coding sequence ATGAGTTCGGCGTATTTGCAGTACAATCCATCTATGATGTACGGCGGCGGCCTGGAGTCGTCTTATAATCATTATGGAATGACGGCCAGTGCGCAGTGTTATGGCTATGCAACCGATGGAACTTCCTCAGAAGGCTATCATAGTCCAGGTCCAGAACCAAGTCCAGAATCCTACTATCCAGCACCTGAAGAGTGTAGTACAGTAGGGTATAACTACAGTTACAATGCATCTAGTTCTTCGGTAAACGGTTTTGCTGATCCATACTACAACTACACGGGGAGCAGCTTTAAAACGGCCAGCCCAACGATCCCGAAGCTGATTCCTGACAGTTATACTCAATCCAACAGCACCGGATCGAGATTTTCTCCCGATTTTAAACCGGATAAGGTCCCATGTTTCGATCGGCTCTACAGTCCTTACCCTATCCTATCGCGAAACGGCCGTGGTTTGACATCCACTATACAATCCAGTTCACCTACCCCGAGTATTCTGagcaccagcagcagtagcGGCTCGACATGTCCTGTCTCGATAGGATCAACCGGTGGGTGTCTGCAGCCGGAGATCGTGAAAAAACGCCGCTTGGCGGCGAATGCACGTGAACGGAGAAGGATGAACAGTTTAAACGATGCATTTGATCGCCTTCGGGACGTAGTGCCTTCACTGGGCAACGATCGGAAGCTGTCCAAGTTTGAGACACTTCAGATGGCACAGACATACATCGCGGCGCTTAATGAACTCCTTTCGAGGAATTAA